In a single window of the Clostridia bacterium genome:
- a CDS encoding MerR family transcriptional regulator: MGRYTIGQVERKTGLSQRQIRYYELKGIVRPERTAGGHRLFSEDDVARLQTLASYLSRGYTLAQALDALQARSVRRRVDDLPAKEGFVRPETPSLYPLVGRDQFLRRLRERERDNDHRPHR, encoded by the coding sequence GTGGGCCGTTACACGATCGGTCAGGTGGAACGCAAGACGGGCCTGTCCCAGCGGCAGATCCGCTACTACGAGCTGAAGGGCATCGTCCGGCCCGAGCGGACCGCAGGTGGCCACCGGCTGTTCTCGGAGGACGACGTCGCCCGGCTCCAGACCCTGGCCTCGTATCTTTCCCGCGGGTACACGCTGGCGCAGGCGCTCGACGCGCTGCAGGCCCGAAGCGTCCGGCGCCGCGTCGACGACCTCCCCGCCAAGGAAGGCTTCGTGCGGCCGGAGACGCCGAGCCTGTATCCGCTCGTGGGGCGCGACCAGTTCCTTCGCCGTTTGCGGGAGAGGGAGCGCGACAATGACCATCGCCCGCACCGCTGA